The Bosea sp. AS-1 region ACAACGCCCTCGGGCGCCGACCGGCTCTGCCGCCCGCCGCCATGACGCGGATCGACGAAGGTGTGCAGACCGGTCTTGGTGATCAGCCCGGGCCGGCCGGCCGCGATCTCGCGCATGAGCTGGGACAGGGCCCCCTGCGGCAAGGTGTAGCCCTCGATCTTGTCGGCGAGCGCCATGTCCGAAATCTTCGGCGAGTTGACGAAGGTGCCGCCGATCGCACGTTTCAGCAGCCCCTCATGGGCGAAATGCCCCATGCCGAGATCGCCGCCGTCGCCAAGTCCGACCGGATGCACCGCACTGATGCCGCGCGGCGCCCCTTCGGCAAGGAAGCGCCTCTCCACCGCTGCCATCAGCGCGTCCGGCACGGCGTGGCCGCCGCCCGACCCGCCGATCACGATCGTGTCCCCATCCCGGATATGGCTGGCGGCCTCGTCGGCAGTGGTCACTCGCACGGGGGTCCTCCCGGGTTTTCGTCCAGTCAGCAGATAAAGCGGCTCACCTGTCGCGCGCCTTCGGATCGAGCCAGTCGCGCACGCCGTCGCCGAAGAAGTTGAAGCCGAGCACGATCGTCAGGATGGCAAGGCCCGGGAATGCCGCGACCCACCATTGCTGGACGAGTTCGCGCCCTTCCGCGACCATCGAGCCCCATTCCGGCGTTGGCGGCACGACGCCGAGGCCGAGGAAGGAGAGACCCGCGAAGGTGATGATCGCATTGCCGATGTCGAGCGTGACCAGCACGATCAGCGGCCCGACCGAATTCGGGATGATATGGCGGCCGAGAATGCGGACCGGCGAGCAGCCGATGACGGTCGCGGATTCCACGTATTCCTGGGAACGCTGGACGATCACCAGCGAATGGGCGAGCCGCGCGAATTTAGGCCACCAGACGACGAGCATGGCGATGATCGTGTTGGTCGTGCCGATGCCGAGCGCCGCCGCGATCGCCAGCGCAAGGATGATCGGCGGGAAGCACATGACGAGGTCGGTGAGGCGCATGATCGCTTCCTCGACCCAACCGCGCGCATAGGCCGCCACGCCGCCCAGCAGCGTGCCGATGAGAGCTCCGACGAGGACCACGACGAACCCCGTCGTCAGCGAGATCCGCGCGCCGAAGATCAGCCGTGTGAACACGTCGCGCCCGAGCATGTCGGTGCCGAGCCAATGCTGCCAGGACGGCACCTTGAGCCGGTTGGCGACATCCACGAAATTGGGATCGTAAGGGCTGAGCAGCGGCGCGAAGATCGCGACCAGTATCCAGGCCAGCACCACGGCCAGACCAAAGGCCGCAAGCCCATAACGCTTTCGCCAGAGCTGCATCTTGGTGACGGCCGGCTCCACCGCCGCCGGCGCATGCCCTCGGGCTTCCGCCGCGCTCAACGGGCCACCCGCGGATCGAGCAGCGCGTGACTGACATCGATCAGGAGATTGATCAGCAGGTACACGAAGGCGACGACCAGCGTGATGCCCATGATCGCAGGAAAATCCAGGGCCGCCGCACTGCGGAAGGTATATCGTCCGAGCCCGGGCCAGGAGAAGATCGTCTCTGTCATCACCGCCCCGGTCAGCAGATTGGCATAGGCCAGGCCGCCGAGGGTCATGACCGGGATCAGCGCGTTGCGCAGGACATGGCCGATGACCACCCGCGATCCCTTCAAACCCTTCGCACGGGCGGTACGGACATAGTCCTGCTGGATGCTCTCAAGCATGCTCGCGCGTGTCGTCCGCGTGATCAGGCCGAGCGTCGCGGCCGCCAGCACGATCGAGGGCAGGACGAGATGGGCGGCCGCGTCGCGGAGGGTCGCCCAGTCTCCCGCAATCGTCGCGTCGATCAGCAGCAGACCTGTGACGCTCGGTGGGGGCAGCGCGATCGGATCGAGGCGGCCGGGACCTGGCGCGATCTCGAGCCCGCCATAGAAGATCGCCAGCACGATGAAGGCGAGCCAGAACGTCGGCGAGGAGACCCCGATCAGCGAGACCACGCGGGCCAGGTGATCGACCCAGGTATCGCGCTTCACCGCCGCCATCACGCCGAGCGGGATGCCGACCGCAAGCGACAGCAGGAAGGAGACGGTGGCGAGCTCCAGCGTCGCCGGCACATATTCGCGGATATCGTCGAGGACAGGCCGCTGCGAGGCGATCGACTGGCCGAGATCCCCCTGCAGCAGCCCCGTCAGGAAGATCCAGTAGCGATGCCACATCGGCAGGTCGAGCCCGTAGCGCGCCCGCCATTCGGCGACGAATTCCTTGTTCGAAGCCGCGACGTCACCGAGTTGCGCCAGAACCGGGTCACCCGGCACGGTATTGGCGATGAGGAAGATGACGAGCGTCGCAAGGAGCGCCATGACCACCGTCGTGCCGAGCCGCGAGGTGATGTAGCGCAGCATGGCTTCAGCCTCGACGCACGATCACTTGTCCCGCGACGGCGCCTGCCCGGTCGCGGCCACGGATGCTGCCTGATCCGACGAGATGCTTTGCTCCCTGCATTCCCGCTCCCTGAATTTTTTATCGATTCTTCTTTTCGTCTTTTATATCGTTCTACTAGATCGATCTATCTGGCAAATTTTTAGAGCAGTTTGATGGACGGCGCAACCGTCGACCGACCATCCCGCGGCGGGAAAAGGACCGTTCGGGCGCCCCGCGCCGATGAGTTGAATCTGAAGGCCCGTCGACGGCTCCGGCTCGCCGGCAGCGAGGCCTCATAGCGTCGGGCGGCGCGGAAATCTGGAAACTTCAGCCAAACGTCGACCATCAGGGAGAACTCGAAATGACTGACGAAATCCAGGTCGAGCGCGAAGGCGCCGTCGCCGAACTCGTTCTCAACCGCCCCCGCAAACTCAACGCCGTAACGCCGGCCATGGCAGCCGAAATCGAGCGCCTTGCCCGTGAATTCGACCGTGACGACAGCGTGCACGCCATCCTGCTGCGCGGCGCAGGCGACAAGGCCTTCTGTGCCGGCAGCGATCTCAACGCCCTCGCAGAGTATGCGACGGCGTGGAAATTCCGCAACCGCATCGAGTATGCGACGGCGATCCGCAACATGCGCAAGCCGGTCGTCGCAGCGCTCCATGGCTGGGTGCTCGGCGGCGGCGCCGAGATGGCCCTTTCGGCCGACATCCGCATCATGGCGAGAAGCGCGAAGCTCGGCTTTCCGGAGGTGACGCGCGGCTGGGTCGGCGGTGGCGGCGCCTCGCAGATGCTGCCGCGCCTCATCGGCTATGGCCAGGCGATGAAGTTGCTGCTGAGCGGAGAGCCGATCGATGCCAGCGAGGCTCTTCGGCTGGGCATCGTCGAGGAGGTGGTGGAGGATGGCGGCGAGGTCGAGCGCGCCCGTGCGCTGTGCCGTCTCTTCGCCAGCTATAGCCCGGTCGCCGTCGAGTCCGTGAAGGCTGCGGTGCGCATGTCGATGAACGCCACGCTTTCGGCCGGTATCACCTATGAGAACGAGATGAACGTGCTCTGCTTCTCGGCCGGCGACCACATGGAAGGCATCAACGCCTTTCGGGAGAAGCGCGAAGCCGCCTTCGAACGTTGACACTTCGGTGGAAGGCGCGGACGTCGTCCGGTCCCGAGGCCACAAAATCGCTGGCCTGCCCCGGCACCAATTCGCGTGTGCCGGCCGCAATCCTGAGCCATTGTGGATGCTTCGAGAGCAGCGTTTCGGGGGAAGATCCGTGAAGGCGCCTTTTGACCGTCGTGGGATCGAAAAACTGATCGGCGCGATGACGCTGAAAGAGAAGCTCGGGCAGCTCACGATGCTGAGTGGCGAGCTGGTCCAGACGGGCCCCGCCTCCGCGCCGGTCACCTCCGCCGCTATCCAGAACGGCGAAGTCGGCAGCCTCCTGAACCTGGTCGGACCGGACCGCATCCGCGATGCTCAACGGCATGCCGTCGAGGGCTCGCGCCTCAAGATCCCGCTCTTCTTCTCGCTGGATGTGCTCCACGGGTTGAGGACAATGTTTCCCATTCCCTTCGGGGAATCGGCAGCCCTTGACCCGGCCTTGTGGGAAGCCACGGCCCGCGTCGCGGCGGAAGAATGCGGTGTCGAAGGCATCGACCTCACCTTCGCCCCGATGATCGACATCGCGCGGGATCCACGCTGGGGCCGCACGCTCGAAGGACCCGGTGAAGACCCTCTCGTCGGCCAACGGCTCGCGCGGGCGAAGGTGCGTGGCTACCAGACCGCCAATCTCGCCTCGCCCATGGCGATCGCCGCGACCGCCAAGCATTTCGCCGGTTACGGAGCCGTCCAGGCCGGGCGCGAATACGCCTCTGTCGACATGTCGGAGCGGCTGCTGCACGAGGTCTACCTGCCGCCGTTCAAGGCGGCGGTCGAGGCCGGCGTGGCTTGCATCATGCCGGCCTTCATCGATCTCAACGGCACGCCGATGTCGATCAACAAGCGGCTCCTGCGCGGCCTGGTTCGCGAGCGCTGGGGCTTTGACGGGGTGATGGTCAGCGACTGGAGCTCTGTCGCCGAGTTGCTGGTACACGGCGTCGCGGCGGACCCGGCCGAGGCTGCGGCGCTTGCGCTGAACGCTGGCGTCGACATCGACATGATGGGCAAGGGAGCCTATTACGACGGCCTGCCCGAGGCGCTCGACCGGGGCCTTGTCGACATGGCGACCATCGACGAGGCGGTGCGGCGCGTCCTGCTGCTCAAGCTGCGGCTAGGCCTGTTCGACGATCCCTATCGCCGTTGCGGTTCGCCAGAAGCCATCGCGGCCACCAAGGCCCAACCCGCGAGGCGCGCCCTGGCGCGCGAAGCCGCGCGCAAGTCGATCGTGCTCCTGACCCATGCCGAGGGCACGTTGCCGCTCAAGAAGAATTTGAAGTCGATCGCGGTCGTCGGCCCCTTCGGCCAAATCGTGGGCGGAAACTCGGAACCGGATACCGTCGAGCGCATCTCCGAGCTGATCGACCAATTCAAGGCTGCGTTTCCCCAGGCCGCGATATCGGCCGCAACGGGAAGCGCCGTCGAACAGCCGAGCGAGAGCGGCCTCGACGCAGCGCTAAGAGATGCGCGGCAGAGCGATGTGATCGTGCTTTGCGTCGGTGAAAGGGTCGATATGGCGGGCGAGGCCAGCAGCCGCGCCTATCCCGGGCTGCCCCAGCCCCAGCAGGATCTGGCGCGTGCGATGCTGGAGACGGGCAAGCCGGTCGTCGTCCTGCTGTTCTCGGGGCGGCCACTGATCCTGCCGGATT contains the following coding sequences:
- a CDS encoding ABC transporter permease yields the protein MSAAEARGHAPAAVEPAVTKMQLWRKRYGLAAFGLAVVLAWILVAIFAPLLSPYDPNFVDVANRLKVPSWQHWLGTDMLGRDVFTRLIFGARISLTTGFVVVLVGALIGTLLGGVAAYARGWVEEAIMRLTDLVMCFPPIILALAIAAALGIGTTNTIIAMLVVWWPKFARLAHSLVIVQRSQEYVESATVIGCSPVRILGRHIIPNSVGPLIVLVTLDIGNAIITFAGLSFLGLGVVPPTPEWGSMVAEGRELVQQWWVAAFPGLAILTIVLGFNFFGDGVRDWLDPKARDR
- a CDS encoding ABC transporter permease, producing MLRYITSRLGTTVVMALLATLVIFLIANTVPGDPVLAQLGDVAASNKEFVAEWRARYGLDLPMWHRYWIFLTGLLQGDLGQSIASQRPVLDDIREYVPATLELATVSFLLSLAVGIPLGVMAAVKRDTWVDHLARVVSLIGVSSPTFWLAFIVLAIFYGGLEIAPGPGRLDPIALPPPSVTGLLLIDATIAGDWATLRDAAAHLVLPSIVLAAATLGLITRTTRASMLESIQQDYVRTARAKGLKGSRVVIGHVLRNALIPVMTLGGLAYANLLTGAVMTETIFSWPGLGRYTFRSAAALDFPAIMGITLVVAFVYLLINLLIDVSHALLDPRVAR
- a CDS encoding enoyl-CoA hydratase/isomerase family protein, yielding MTDEIQVEREGAVAELVLNRPRKLNAVTPAMAAEIERLAREFDRDDSVHAILLRGAGDKAFCAGSDLNALAEYATAWKFRNRIEYATAIRNMRKPVVAALHGWVLGGGAEMALSADIRIMARSAKLGFPEVTRGWVGGGGASQMLPRLIGYGQAMKLLLSGEPIDASEALRLGIVEEVVEDGGEVERARALCRLFASYSPVAVESVKAAVRMSMNATLSAGITYENEMNVLCFSAGDHMEGINAFREKREAAFER
- a CDS encoding glycoside hydrolase family 3 N-terminal domain-containing protein, with amino-acid sequence MKAPFDRRGIEKLIGAMTLKEKLGQLTMLSGELVQTGPASAPVTSAAIQNGEVGSLLNLVGPDRIRDAQRHAVEGSRLKIPLFFSLDVLHGLRTMFPIPFGESAALDPALWEATARVAAEECGVEGIDLTFAPMIDIARDPRWGRTLEGPGEDPLVGQRLARAKVRGYQTANLASPMAIAATAKHFAGYGAVQAGREYASVDMSERLLHEVYLPPFKAAVEAGVACIMPAFIDLNGTPMSINKRLLRGLVRERWGFDGVMVSDWSSVAELLVHGVAADPAEAAALALNAGVDIDMMGKGAYYDGLPEALDRGLVDMATIDEAVRRVLLLKLRLGLFDDPYRRCGSPEAIAATKAQPARRALAREAARKSIVLLTHAEGTLPLKKNLKSIAVVGPFGQIVGGNSEPDTVERISELIDQFKAAFPQAAISAATGSAVEQPSESGLDAALRDARQSDVIVLCVGERVDMAGEASSRAYPGLPQPQQDLARAMLETGKPVVVLLFSGRPLILPDWLVERAKAILAVWHPGSEGAGAIVDLLSGAHNPSGRLTMSWPADVGQIPIFFAERPTGRPRLEEEHFSSKYLDIPNDPRFAFGHGLSYASFAMTNPRATKWTITAEETTEILVDVRNTGPMAGEHTVFLFIRDLVSSITRPSLELKDFAKVALAPGEMKTMRFTLSPDQLSFLGPDLEPTLEPGTFEILVGPSADLARLQTLELRVRPASIGTA